One Lachnospiraceae bacterium C1.1 genomic region harbors:
- the fliJ gene encoding flagellar export protein FliJ: MAKFKYRMQNILELKQKMEDQSKMAYANQRRALTEEEKKEEELKDEKQRYEEEGRRLRGNNLNVRDILANVQGVKTMDILIEKQHKNVIKEEEKLEKRRKELEKVMKERKAQEKLRENAFRRFVQEENAAEGKVIDELTSYNYGNKRKESEHEG, encoded by the coding sequence TTGGCTAAATTCAAATATCGTATGCAGAATATCCTGGAGCTAAAGCAGAAAATGGAAGACCAATCAAAGATGGCTTATGCCAATCAGAGGCGGGCTCTTACAGAAGAAGAAAAAAAGGAAGAAGAGCTTAAGGATGAAAAGCAGAGGTATGAGGAGGAAGGAAGAAGACTCCGTGGAAATAACTTAAACGTCAGGGATATTCTTGCAAATGTTCAGGGCGTAAAGACCATGGATATTTTAATAGAAAAACAGCATAAAAATGTTATAAAGGAAGAAGAGAAACTTGAGAAGCGCCGGAAGGAGCTTGAAAAAGTAATGAAGGAGAGAAAGGCGCAGGAGAAGCTAAGAGAGAATGCCTTCAGAAGATTTGTTCAGGAGGAGAACGCAGCTGAAGGAAAGGTCATTGACGAGCTCACTAGCTATAATTATGGCAACAAGAGGAAAGAGTCCGAACATGAAGGGTGA
- the fliI gene encoding flagellar protein export ATPase FliI, producing MENTAVDFSKYIKLREMTFYKKLGKVVNVVGLTIESLGPDAKLADLCRIMPDDDTKPPILAEVIGFKDSKTLLMPYEVTEGIGAGCTVENLGHPLSVTVGEELLGHTLDGLGRPTDGYELLGGEEYPVEAAPPDPMDRVIIHDILPLGVKAVDGLMTIGKGQRIGIFAGSGVGKSTLMGMFARNTKADINVIALIGERGREVREFIERDLGPEGMKRSVVVVATSDRPALLRNKAAKTATAVAEYFRNQGKDVLLMMDSLTRFSMAQREIGLASGEPPVTRGYPPSVYAEMPKLLERAGNGEKGSITGLYTVLVDGDDFNEPITDTARSILDGHVMLSRKLAHQNHYPAIDVLQSISRCMSQIASKKHKTLASKMKTVLATYQESEDLINIGAYQRGSSKSIDYSIEKIDAVNEFLEQAVDEKFSLDEVLKLLEAVFEGE from the coding sequence ATGGAAAACACAGCAGTTGATTTTTCAAAATATATCAAACTTCGGGAAATGACTTTTTATAAGAAGCTTGGTAAGGTTGTAAATGTTGTGGGACTGACCATAGAGTCACTCGGACCTGATGCCAAGCTTGCAGATCTTTGCAGGATAATGCCGGATGATGATACAAAGCCTCCAATACTTGCGGAGGTAATAGGATTTAAGGATTCAAAGACGCTTTTAATGCCCTATGAGGTTACAGAGGGAATTGGTGCGGGATGTACCGTGGAAAATCTTGGACATCCTTTGAGCGTAACAGTCGGGGAAGAACTTCTGGGTCATACACTTGATGGACTGGGAAGACCGACAGATGGTTATGAGCTCCTAGGCGGTGAGGAATATCCTGTGGAAGCTGCACCGCCGGATCCGATGGACAGGGTTATAATCCACGATATACTTCCGCTCGGAGTTAAGGCTGTAGATGGACTCATGACAATAGGCAAGGGTCAGCGAATCGGAATATTTGCTGGTTCCGGTGTTGGAAAAAGTACCCTTATGGGTATGTTTGCCAGAAATACAAAGGCAGATATAAATGTTATAGCTCTTATCGGAGAGCGAGGAAGAGAAGTAAGAGAATTTATAGAAAGAGACTTAGGACCTGAGGGTATGAAGCGTTCTGTAGTAGTCGTAGCAACATCTGACAGACCGGCACTCTTAAGAAATAAGGCGGCTAAGACAGCAACAGCCGTAGCTGAATATTTCAGGAATCAGGGAAAAGATGTCCTTTTGATGATGGACTCACTTACACGTTTTTCAATGGCACAAAGAGAAATAGGGCTTGCATCAGGTGAACCGCCTGTTACAAGAGGTTATCCGCCTTCAGTATATGCAGAGATGCCGAAACTTCTTGAAAGAGCAGGAAACGGTGAGAAAGGATCGATAACAGGACTTTATACGGTTCTTGTAGATGGTGATGATTTCAATGAGCCGATAACGGATACAGCGAGATCGATTCTTGACGGTCACGTAATGCTTTCAAGAAAGCTTGCCCATCAGAATCATTATCCTGCGATAGATGTTCTGCAGAGCATTTCGAGATGCATGTCGCAGATAGCATCAAAGAAGCATAAGACACTGGCCTCAAAAATGAAGACGGTACTTGCAACTTATCAGGAGTCTGAGGATCTTATAAATATAGGTGCATACCAGAGGGGGTCATCAAAGAGCATAGATTATTCTATTGAAAAGATCGATGCGGTCAATGAATTTCTGGAACAGGCAGTTGATGAGAAGTTCAGTCTTGATGAAGTACTTAAACTTTTAGAAGCTGTATTTGAAGGAGAATAA
- a CDS encoding FliH/SctL family protein: MSNLIKRAYTIINEPAEKRVIDSNGQVAEKINKIIKAMEREEVDPDGFSEGLNAERVELLTDDMEQYDEEAVPQTMELPENIQAEADEIINEAKAEAERIIAEAEEQAQSIRAEAEKNGHQEGFERGREEGLVESEKAKSEYEILSDKLEDEYQKKIEELEPMFIDTLTDIYEHVFHVRFGSNKEVIFHLIQDAVRKVEGNTNFIIHVSKEDYGFVSMQKKQLLAGVSNAESAEIVEDITLKANECMIETGSGIFDCSLETQLEGLKKELKLLSYKKS, encoded by the coding sequence TTGTCTAATCTTATAAAACGCGCGTATACCATTATAAATGAACCCGCTGAGAAGAGGGTGATAGATTCTAATGGTCAGGTTGCGGAAAAAATCAATAAGATAATAAAGGCCATGGAAAGAGAGGAAGTCGACCCTGACGGATTTTCCGAGGGGTTAAATGCCGAGAGGGTCGAGCTTCTCACTGATGATATGGAACAGTATGACGAAGAAGCTGTTCCACAGACTATGGAGCTTCCTGAAAATATCCAGGCTGAAGCTGATGAGATCATAAATGAGGCGAAGGCTGAGGCTGAGAGAATAATAGCGGAAGCTGAGGAACAGGCGCAGTCGATCAGAGCTGAAGCAGAGAAAAACGGTCATCAGGAAGGTTTTGAAAGAGGCCGCGAAGAAGGACTTGTGGAAAGCGAGAAAGCTAAAAGCGAGTATGAGATATTGTCTGATAAGCTAGAGGACGAATATCAAAAGAAAATTGAAGAACTCGAGCCTATGTTCATAGATACCCTTACAGATATTTATGAACATGTTTTTCATGTGAGGTTCGGATCAAATAAAGAAGTCATATTCCATCTTATACAGGATGCAGTTAGGAAGGTCGAAGGAAACACGAACTTCATAATTCACGTTTCAAAAGAGGATTATGGCTTTGTTTCAATGCAGAAAAAACAGCTGCTGGCAGGTGTATCTAATGCGGAATCCGCAGAAATTGTCGAGGATATCACTCTAAAGGCAAATGAATGTATGATAGAGACAGGATCCGGAATATTTGACTGCTCATTAGAGACCCAGCTCGAAGGACTAAAAAAGGAGCTGAAGCTTTTGTCTTATAAGAAAAGCTGA
- the fliG gene encoding flagellar motor switch protein FliG: protein MGSSADSLSGLQKAAVLLISLGPEKSAKIFKHLKEDEIEELTLEIANTRSITPQIKEDVINEFYQVCLAQQYIAEGGIGYAKELLEQALGSDKAVDVISRLTASLQVKPFEFVKKTDASQLLNFIQDEHPQTIALILSYLSANQASQIIGALPPDKQADVARRIAKMDRTSPDIVKEVEKALETKLSSLVNQDYTIVGGVDAIVEILNTVDRTTEKHIMETLEVDEPELADEIRKKMFVFEDILLLDDRAIQRVLRDVDNNDLAMALKGGNEDVQSAVFRNLSKRLAAMIKEDMEFMGPVRMKDVEEAQQKIVSVIRKLEDAGEIVISRGGGDEIVV, encoded by the coding sequence ATGGGTAGTTCCGCAGACTCTTTAAGCGGATTGCAAAAAGCGGCGGTATTGCTTATTTCACTGGGCCCGGAAAAGTCTGCTAAAATCTTCAAGCACCTTAAAGAGGACGAAATTGAAGAGCTCACGCTGGAAATTGCGAATACACGCTCTATAACACCGCAGATAAAAGAGGATGTCATAAACGAATTTTATCAGGTCTGCCTTGCTCAGCAGTATATTGCAGAAGGTGGTATCGGATATGCCAAGGAACTTCTTGAACAGGCACTTGGTTCCGATAAGGCCGTTGATGTAATTTCGCGTCTGACAGCTTCGCTGCAGGTTAAGCCTTTTGAATTCGTTAAAAAGACAGATGCTTCACAGCTTCTTAACTTCATACAGGATGAGCATCCACAGACTATCGCACTCATACTTTCTTATCTTTCGGCTAATCAGGCATCCCAGATCATTGGAGCCTTGCCGCCGGATAAACAGGCAGATGTTGCGAGAAGAATTGCAAAGATGGACAGAACAAGTCCGGATATCGTCAAGGAGGTGGAGAAAGCATTGGAAACAAAACTTTCATCTCTTGTCAACCAGGATTACACGATCGTCGGCGGCGTAGACGCTATCGTAGAGATCCTCAATACGGTAGACAGAACGACAGAAAAGCATATCATGGAGACTTTGGAAGTCGACGAACCCGAGCTTGCAGACGAGATCAGAAAGAAGATGTTCGTATTCGAAGATATTCTGCTGCTTGATGACAGGGCGATCCAGAGAGTACTCAGGGATGTTGACAATAACGATCTTGCAATGGCACTTAAGGGTGGAAATGAAGATGTTCAGTCGGCAGTATTCAGAAACCTTTCCAAGCGTCTTGCAGCAATGATCAAGGAAGACATGGAATTCATGGGTCCTGTAAGAATGAAGGACGTTGAAGAAGCACAGCAGAAGATAGTAAGCGTCATCAGAAAGCTTGAGGACGCTGGCGAAATAGTAATTTCCAGAGGTGGAGGAGACGAGATAGTTGTCTAA